The stretch of DNA GCCCGGCCGAGCTCGACGGAGGAGACCCGCAGTATGCCGACACGGTGTGGAACGACGTGCTCGGCGAGGAGCACATCGAGCGCGCCTTCCGCGCCGCCCGCACCGCCGACCCCGACGCCGAGCTGATGTACAACGAGACCGGTGCCGAGGAGCTCGGACCGAAATCCGACTTCCTCTACGCAATGGTGAAGGACTTCCTCGAGCGGGACGTGCCGATCGACACCGTGGGCCTGCAGTTCCACATCGAGTCGACCGACCCGCCCGACATGGAGAGCGTGCAGCAGAACCTGCAGCGCTTCGCCGACCTCGGCGTCGACGTCCGCATCACCGAGCTCGACGTCGTCATCGACGGCGACTCGGAGGACCGAGAGCAGTTGCAGGCCGACATCTACTCCGGCGTGCTGGACGCCTGCCTCGCGGTCGACGGCTGCACCGGGTACACGACCTTCGGGTTCAGCGACCGCTACTCGTGGGATGAGCTCGGCGAGGCGATGCCGCTCATGTTCACCGCGGACTACGAGCCGAAGCCCGCCTACTTCGCGCTGCAGGACGCGCTGCGAGGATGACCGACGGATATTCGTTCTCGTCGTCGAGCACTGCCACCCTCTCCCGCACATCCCCCAACGAAGGAACCTCCTTGCACTACCTGGTCGAGACCGGCCCGCACACCGTCGACATCGTCGAAGCGGAAGCGCCCCGATTGGATGACGGACACGTTCGAGTGACGGTCGCCCATGTGGGCGTCTGCCACTCCGACACTGCCCGGGTCGCCGCGGCCCGCGGACCGTTCCCGGCCCGCATCGGTCACGAGGTCTCCGGAATCGTCACCGAGTCGCGCAGCGACGACATCGAGGTCGGCGCTCGGGTCGTCGCCTACGTGGTCGACGGCTACGCGACCGAACTCGTCGTGCCCCGAAACCGGATCGTCCCCCTGCACCCCGACTGCGACCTCGTCGACGCCGCGCTCGCCGAGCCGCTCGCCTGTGTGATCGGCGGCGTCGAGATGCTCGACCTTGCCCACGTGCCACACGTGGTGCTCGTCGGTGCCGGGTTCATGGGACTGCTGACGCTTCGACTGCTCGTCGCCGGCGGACATCGAGTCATCGTGATCGAGCCGCGCGACGCCGGACGGGAGCGGGCGACGGAGTGGGGGGCCGAGGTCGTCCTGCATCCCGACGACGCGCGCGCCTATTTCCCGGATGGCGCTCCCGTCGTGATCGAGGCGACCGGTGCCGCAGCGGGTCTCGAGCTCGCGGGCGACCTGACCGAGCTGGAGGGGACCCTCGGCATCATGGGCTTCCACCAGTCCGGCGGCGGAGTGCGCACCGTGCCGATGGAGGGGTGGAACTACAAGGCGCTGCGAGTGCTCAACCTGCATCACCGCGACCCCGAGAACGTCATGCGCTGGATCGATCGCGCTCAGCGTCTCAGTGCCCACGGCGTCGTGCGCCCGTCACTGCTGGTGGACGGCCGGGTCACCTTCGACCAGCTGCCGGCCGTCTTCGCCGACCCGCGCGAGTACGGCGCATTCAAGACCGTCCTCGACGTCGACTGATCGCCGTCCCCTCGAACTCCGTGTCGCAGGGCTCGGGCTCCGGTCGCGTCTGCGGGCGGACGCCTCGCACGCCGTCCGGATGCGCGCGACGATCTCGCGTGAGACCGCGTCGACGTCGAAATCGGTGACGATGTGGTGCGGCCCGGCCGGGTCGGGCTCGAAGCGGGTGACGCCGGCGCCCTCTCCCCCGCGCACCACAGTGATGGTGCCGCGCTCGAATCCGAACAGCTCGGGCGAGGCGAGCATCACGACGGCGACCGGATCGTGCGGGGTGTTCCACTCCTGCTCCGCGAACGACCAGTAGCGGCGCACCTCACCGTCGAGTAGCGACCCCAGCGGGCCAGCGAGACCGTCGAGTTCGGCCTCGGTGAAGCGGACGCGCTCGGTCTGCTCGATCCCGACCGTGACGAG from Herbiconiux sp. L3-i23 encodes:
- a CDS encoding zinc-binding dehydrogenase, with translation MTDGYSFSSSSTATLSRTSPNEGTSLHYLVETGPHTVDIVEAEAPRLDDGHVRVTVAHVGVCHSDTARVAAARGPFPARIGHEVSGIVTESRSDDIEVGARVVAYVVDGYATELVVPRNRIVPLHPDCDLVDAALAEPLACVIGGVEMLDLAHVPHVVLVGAGFMGLLTLRLLVAGGHRVIVIEPRDAGRERATEWGAEVVLHPDDARAYFPDGAPVVIEATGAAAGLELAGDLTELEGTLGIMGFHQSGGGVRTVPMEGWNYKALRVLNLHHRDPENVMRWIDRAQRLSAHGVVRPSLLVDGRVTFDQLPAVFADPREYGAFKTVLDVD